Proteins encoded together in one Desulfallas thermosapovorans DSM 6562 window:
- a CDS encoding class I adenylate-forming enzyme family protein: protein MNLIEILNRNASKFPNKDCLRYNGQGITFVELLAQAEKSAAILQSWGVNKGDKVAIMSYNTPAFVIAFYGALKAGAAVVPVNHKLAAPEISYILEHSESKVLFFDGALGEVVRKVPVQARMVAIGSDAEGFDRLERIMDNAPNFTHIPIEDHDPAEILYTSGTTGKPKGCLHSHKNVVFAGITGALAVKMDEQDRLLMAMPIWHSSPLNNWFIGAQFIGATTVLLREYHPLHFLQTIQEEKCTVYFGAPISYIMPLQVIPNFSDFDLSSMRCWIYGGGPIAGDTAIMLMEKYQSKNFFQVYGMTEAGPTGTVLSPRDQIRKAGSIGCNALPGADLRVMKNETEHALPGETGEIWLNGDSIMAGYYKNPGATAEAFYNGWYKTGDVARLDADGYLYIVDRTKDMIVTGGENVYSKEVEDAIASHPAVMESAVIGRPHPEWGETVIALVVLKTDTTINEKELKEYLSERLAKYKIPREIIFTDSLPHTPTGKVKKFELREQYNK, encoded by the coding sequence ATGAATCTAATTGAAATATTAAACCGCAATGCCAGCAAATTCCCAAACAAGGACTGTCTTCGTTATAACGGCCAAGGAATAACTTTTGTCGAATTGCTCGCCCAAGCCGAGAAGTCCGCCGCAATATTACAATCTTGGGGTGTAAACAAAGGTGATAAAGTTGCAATTATGAGCTACAACACGCCTGCATTCGTCATAGCATTTTATGGGGCGTTAAAAGCAGGAGCGGCAGTGGTTCCGGTTAACCATAAACTGGCCGCCCCGGAGATTAGCTACATACTGGAGCACAGTGAATCCAAGGTACTCTTTTTCGACGGTGCTTTGGGCGAAGTGGTAAGGAAAGTTCCGGTTCAGGCACGGATGGTGGCAATTGGTTCGGACGCCGAGGGATTTGACCGCCTTGAAAGAATTATGGACAACGCTCCGAATTTTACACACATACCAATTGAGGATCATGATCCAGCCGAGATACTTTATACCTCCGGCACCACAGGTAAACCCAAAGGTTGCTTGCACAGCCACAAAAATGTTGTTTTCGCCGGTATCACCGGAGCCCTGGCTGTAAAAATGGATGAACAAGACCGCCTGTTAATGGCCATGCCCATATGGCATTCCTCACCACTTAATAACTGGTTTATAGGAGCACAATTTATTGGTGCCACTACTGTATTGCTACGCGAATATCACCCATTACACTTTTTACAAACCATACAGGAAGAAAAATGCACAGTTTATTTTGGCGCACCCATCAGTTATATCATGCCTTTGCAAGTTATACCAAACTTTAGTGATTTCGATTTGTCATCCATGCGCTGTTGGATATATGGCGGCGGGCCAATTGCGGGAGACACAGCTATCATGCTAATGGAAAAATACCAAAGTAAAAATTTCTTCCAGGTATACGGCATGACTGAGGCCGGCCCAACGGGCACCGTGCTCTCCCCCCGGGACCAGATACGCAAAGCGGGTTCCATAGGATGTAATGCTCTGCCCGGCGCGGACCTGCGGGTGATGAAAAACGAAACGGAACATGCCTTACCGGGCGAAACAGGTGAAATTTGGCTCAATGGAGATAGTATTATGGCCGGGTATTACAAGAACCCTGGAGCTACCGCCGAGGCTTTTTACAACGGTTGGTATAAAACCGGCGATGTAGCCCGGCTGGATGCCGATGGGTACTTATATATTGTAGATCGTACAAAGGATATGATTGTCACCGGCGGTGAAAATGTCTATTCCAAGGAAGTAGAGGACGCCATCGCCAGTCACCCTGCTGTAATGGAGTCCGCGGTTATCGGAAGACCACATCCTGAATGGGGTGAGACGGTAATAGCACTCGTAGTTTTAAAAACAGACACTACTATAAATGAAAAAGAGCTTAAAGAGTATTTATCCGAAAGATTGGCTAAATATAAAATACCGCGGGAAATTATTTTTACAGATTCGTTACCGCACACCCCTACAGGAAAAGTAAAAAAATTTGAACTCCGCGAACAATACAACAAATAA
- a CDS encoding ABC transporter permease translates to MESVLITALQQGLIYAFMALGVLLTFRLLGFPDLTVEGTFPLGAAVTARAVVEGIDPLLAVLLGALSGGAAGAATGLMHTRLKVNNILAGILTASAIYTVMLRTMGRPNTPLLNHDNVYGQILGWFGLIESNITIILVLLLITLAARALLGWFLGTDMGLALRATGSNERMIRSLGVNTDNTKLLGLVIANGLVGLSGALACQFQGFADVGMGIGVLVAAIASVILGETIFGGHRLGRLLTGVILGSVLYRGLLALGLRLGLPAEDFKLMTAALVLLVLAMPNMGISRRLAAVRPSTGIGSIKRLWSPFNPNRTGKGSGLVGNPSVPGRTNGCIGTVSQTGRGDDK, encoded by the coding sequence ATGGAAAGTGTACTGATAACAGCATTGCAACAAGGTCTCATCTATGCCTTTATGGCATTGGGGGTACTGTTAACATTTCGACTGCTGGGCTTTCCCGACCTCACTGTGGAGGGTACCTTTCCCCTTGGTGCAGCAGTTACCGCCCGAGCGGTAGTTGAGGGCATCGACCCGCTACTGGCGGTGCTGCTGGGTGCATTGTCCGGGGGCGCCGCGGGAGCAGCGACCGGGCTGATGCACACCAGGTTAAAAGTAAATAACATACTGGCGGGTATTTTAACCGCCAGTGCTATTTACACTGTTATGTTGCGCACCATGGGGCGCCCCAACACACCTCTTTTAAATCATGATAACGTATATGGCCAAATACTGGGCTGGTTCGGCCTCATTGAGTCAAATATAACAATAATACTGGTACTGCTGTTGATCACCCTGGCAGCACGTGCATTGCTGGGCTGGTTTTTGGGCACCGATATGGGATTGGCCCTACGGGCCACCGGCAGTAACGAGCGCATGATCAGGTCGTTGGGTGTCAACACCGACAATACCAAACTACTGGGTTTAGTTATTGCCAACGGTCTGGTGGGCTTGTCCGGTGCCTTAGCCTGCCAGTTCCAGGGCTTTGCCGATGTGGGTATGGGCATAGGCGTACTGGTTGCCGCCATTGCTTCGGTAATCCTGGGTGAGACTATTTTTGGCGGTCACCGCCTGGGACGACTGCTTACCGGAGTCATCCTTGGCTCAGTGCTCTACCGGGGTCTACTGGCCCTGGGCTTGAGACTGGGCTTGCCTGCTGAGGACTTTAAACTAATGACAGCCGCACTGGTTCTGCTGGTGCTGGCCATGCCCAACATGGGAATAAGCCGGCGACTTGCCGCTGTCCGGCCAAGCACTGGTATTGGTAGCATTAAAAGGTTATGGAGCCCCTTTAACCCGAACCGCACCGGAAAGGGTTCCGGCCTGGTAGGTAATCCCTCTGTACCAGGCAGAACTAACGGCTGCATCGGTACTGTTTCACAGACGGGAAGGGGGGACGACAAATGA
- a CDS encoding 4Fe-4S binding protein yields the protein MMKVNAALLRRTKLQAYTWVVLPLVAISGWFYPLLGFLLFGCMLGAVGLSIFRGRNWCDWMCPRGAFLDLFMGPISRKIIIPAFFKNEAVRTFMVLLIFTVIGVQFYLAWGDIPAMGLAMVRVLTVTTVVAILLGWGIHPRTWCRICPMGTVAHWIARRQQPLRTGSSCVSCGICTKSCPMQLNPSGFDKDNAFERSDCLRCFSCVYSCPKKALSFDKDKTVSCDMAA from the coding sequence ATGATGAAAGTTAACGCAGCTTTATTGCGCAGGACCAAGCTGCAGGCTTACACTTGGGTGGTGTTGCCTCTGGTGGCCATAAGCGGTTGGTTTTACCCTTTGTTGGGCTTTTTGCTTTTTGGCTGCATGCTTGGGGCGGTTGGTCTCTCTATTTTTCGTGGGCGTAACTGGTGCGATTGGATGTGTCCCCGGGGTGCCTTTCTAGATTTATTCATGGGACCTATCAGCCGTAAAATTATTATTCCAGCTTTCTTTAAGAATGAGGCCGTACGAACCTTTATGGTTCTACTGATTTTTACCGTTATCGGTGTGCAGTTTTATCTGGCCTGGGGTGATATACCGGCTATGGGGTTGGCTATGGTCAGGGTATTAACTGTAACTACGGTGGTAGCTATATTGCTGGGTTGGGGTATTCATCCCCGCACCTGGTGCCGCATATGCCCCATGGGTACAGTGGCCCACTGGATAGCCCGGCGTCAACAACCGCTCCGGACCGGCAGCAGCTGTGTATCGTGTGGCATTTGCACCAAATCATGTCCCATGCAACTGAACCCCAGCGGATTTGACAAGGATAACGCCTTTGAACGTAGCGACTGCCTGCGTTGTTTCTCGTGTGTATACAGTTGTCCCAAAAAAGCGCTTTCCTTTGACAAAGATAAAACTGTGTCTTGCGACATGGCGGCTTAA
- a CDS encoding helix-turn-helix domain-containing protein — MGYKSIGRQLQLAREQAGYSQEQLAAKIGCSQSTLSNYEKGKRRIYLAQLAHIAEILGKPIEFFLSSSDFNSSGLYGSSGEKLNVPFTGVGTHCDVNIQSTTVSPDVRVALSMDEQKLLSDYQSLSPEGKRLIIDFVTWLKKREV; from the coding sequence ATGGGTTACAAATCAATTGGCAGACAGTTGCAGTTGGCCAGGGAGCAGGCGGGATACAGCCAAGAACAGTTGGCAGCGAAAATTGGCTGTTCCCAGTCCACCCTGTCCAATTATGAAAAGGGGAAACGGAGGATCTACCTCGCACAACTGGCACATATAGCAGAGATACTGGGCAAACCCATTGAGTTTTTTTTAAGTTCCAGTGATTTTAATAGCTCGGGCCTGTATGGTTCTTCCGGTGAAAAGCTAAATGTTCCTTTCACTGGAGTTGGTACCCACTGTGATGTAAATATACAATCAACAACTGTGTCCCCCGATGTGCGGGTAGCCCTCAGTATGGATGAGCAAAAATTGTTATCTGATTATCAATCACTTTCCCCCGAAGGGAAAAGACTAATCATTGATTTTGTTACCTGGCTGAAGAAAAGGGAGGTTTAA
- a CDS encoding ABC transporter ATP-binding protein, which yields MITLTGIEKYFFPGTPNEIKALNNINLEVARGDFITLIGSNGAGKSTLLKAIAGVIPVDDGHIIIGGRDVTRLPEHMRAMEIGRIDQDPLASTAAELSIEENLAMAFLRGKRRGLTRAVTTNRVKEFRAALKDIGLGLEERLKVPVGTLSGGQRQALALVMATIARPRLLLLDEHTAALDPKAARLVMNITERVVNRHNLTTLMITHNMEQALQFGNRLIMMHRGRIILDIGAEEKSNLTVADLVAKFSSCSGTVFADDRVLLA from the coding sequence ATGATTACTTTGACCGGTATTGAAAAGTATTTCTTTCCGGGCACTCCCAATGAAATTAAAGCATTGAACAACATTAACCTTGAAGTGGCCCGGGGTGATTTTATTACTTTAATCGGCAGCAACGGAGCAGGCAAATCCACACTGTTAAAGGCTATCGCAGGCGTCATTCCGGTGGATGACGGGCATATCATAATTGGCGGGCGGGATGTCACCAGGCTGCCCGAGCACATGCGGGCAATGGAAATCGGACGCATTGATCAGGATCCCCTGGCCAGCACAGCAGCAGAGCTTTCCATTGAGGAAAACTTGGCTATGGCCTTTCTGCGGGGAAAACGGCGTGGTCTTACCAGGGCTGTCACGACAAACCGGGTCAAGGAATTTAGAGCTGCCCTCAAAGACATCGGTCTGGGTTTGGAGGAACGACTGAAAGTGCCCGTGGGCACATTGTCCGGCGGCCAGCGGCAGGCACTGGCACTGGTAATGGCCACCATTGCCCGGCCCAGACTGTTACTACTGGACGAGCACACAGCAGCCCTTGACCCCAAAGCCGCCCGTCTGGTTATGAATATCACGGAACGGGTGGTCAATCGCCATAATCTTACTACTCTAATGATCACCCACAACATGGAACAGGCGCTGCAGTTTGGCAACCGGTTAATCATGATGCACCGGGGCCGTATTATTCTAGACATTGGAGCCGAAGAAAAAAGCAATCTAACGGTAGCTGATTTGGTGGCAAAATTTTCTTCGTGCAGCGGTACAGTATTTGCCGACGATCGGGTGCTGCTGGCCTGA
- the alr gene encoding alanine racemase, which translates to MNEHAPVWLDINIGALAHNIKQLKSIISPQTELMAVVKANAYGHGAVEVARTALASGATRLGVARVTEGTELRQAGIEAPVLVLGYTVPEDYPAILNNSLTQTIYDLRTARELSSLASQTGKKALVHIKVDTGMGRLGFFPDNDGLRDIINIARLPHLELEGIFTHFASADCRDKSYANKQWHSFMEFIELLTREGLEFPLRHAANSAALLDMPETHLDMVRAGIAVYGVSPAREVDISKVHLQPVMAVKARVAHVKRVAAGSGISYGVTYITPSSTVVATIPAGYADGYNRLLSSKGEVLIRGQKAPVIGRICMDQFMVDAGHLPDLTPGEEVVLMGRQGNAEITADEIAEKIGTISYEVLCAMNSRVPKHFIKEHAK; encoded by the coding sequence ATGAATGAACATGCACCGGTATGGTTGGACATCAACATTGGCGCGCTGGCCCATAATATCAAACAATTAAAGAGTATCATTAGCCCACAGACAGAGCTAATGGCAGTGGTCAAGGCCAACGCCTACGGCCACGGTGCCGTGGAGGTGGCTCGAACAGCACTGGCCAGCGGAGCCACCCGTCTGGGCGTGGCCCGGGTTACCGAAGGAACCGAACTGCGCCAGGCGGGCATTGAGGCACCGGTGCTGGTGCTGGGGTATACCGTACCCGAAGATTATCCAGCCATATTAAACAACAGTCTGACCCAAACTATTTACGACTTGCGTACCGCCCGGGAGCTTTCCTCATTAGCCTCCCAGACCGGAAAAAAAGCGCTGGTACACATCAAAGTGGACACTGGTATGGGACGGTTGGGTTTTTTCCCGGACAACGACGGATTAAGGGATATTATCAACATTGCCAGGCTTCCTCACCTGGAATTGGAGGGCATTTTCACTCACTTCGCTTCCGCGGACTGCCGTGACAAAAGCTACGCTAATAAACAATGGCACAGCTTTATGGAATTTATAGAACTGCTCACCCGTGAAGGATTGGAATTTCCCTTACGACACGCGGCCAACAGTGCCGCGCTGCTGGATATGCCGGAAACTCACCTGGATATGGTCCGGGCCGGTATTGCTGTATACGGCGTCAGCCCCGCAAGGGAAGTTGATATTAGCAAAGTACACCTGCAGCCCGTAATGGCGGTCAAAGCCCGGGTGGCCCACGTTAAACGGGTGGCTGCAGGTTCCGGTATCAGTTACGGAGTAACTTATATTACACCCTCTTCTACAGTGGTAGCTACAATTCCAGCAGGGTATGCCGATGGCTATAACCGTTTGCTGTCATCAAAGGGTGAAGTGCTGATTCGCGGGCAAAAAGCGCCGGTGATCGGTCGTATTTGCATGGACCAGTTCATGGTGGACGCAGGACATCTGCCAGACCTAACACCCGGGGAAGAGGTAGTACTTATGGGCCGGCAGGGTAACGCAGAAATAACCGCTGACGAAATCGCTGAAAAAATTGGTACCATATCCTACGAAGTACTATGTGCCATGAACAGCCGGGTACCCAAACATTTTATAAAAGAACATGCTAAATAA
- a CDS encoding acyl-CoA dehydrogenase family protein has product MAVVNFNISSEQQLLLEEVNALACGWMAPAAEQSGEAGEKLFFDGLITSLAEHKLLTPTVPQHYGGRGLGYFSTALVLEELGALCTSVATVVTANIHAASPIILAGSTKQKETFLPPLACGKTHLAAFALTEPEAGSDITAIATKAYRKDNQWVINGVKEFVINGGLAHFTTLFATTDAKGKRASLVAIIIPKDINGLKIGAVYDKMGIEYVRTTKLILEDVSVPGELAIGPRGSAYLLLMQTFDRGRALAGAVGVGLARAAYEFALQYSKRRHQFGRPVFTQQAVSFALAELAAKIESARLMVWKACWLIDNDMDYTMASSMAKIAGSQVAQEATAMAMDICGGRGYLKDWPVEKYLRDARVLSLIEGTNNIQKAVIASLL; this is encoded by the coding sequence ATGGCTGTGGTTAATTTTAATATTTCCTCTGAACAACAGCTTTTATTGGAGGAAGTCAATGCTTTAGCCTGCGGGTGGATGGCGCCTGCGGCGGAACAATCCGGTGAGGCAGGGGAAAAATTGTTTTTTGATGGGCTAATTACGTCTTTGGCTGAGCATAAGCTTTTAACCCCTACCGTACCGCAGCATTATGGGGGACGAGGGTTGGGTTATTTTTCCACAGCCTTGGTGCTTGAGGAACTGGGCGCTTTGTGCACTAGCGTGGCCACTGTGGTTACTGCCAATATACATGCCGCCAGCCCAATTATTTTGGCCGGCTCCACCAAACAAAAAGAAACATTTTTGCCGCCTCTGGCCTGTGGTAAAACACACCTGGCCGCGTTCGCCCTCACTGAACCCGAAGCGGGGTCGGATATTACAGCCATTGCGACCAAGGCATACAGAAAGGATAATCAATGGGTAATCAACGGAGTCAAGGAATTTGTAATTAACGGCGGCCTGGCTCACTTTACCACTTTATTTGCCACCACTGATGCCAAAGGTAAAAGGGCGAGTCTTGTGGCCATCATTATACCTAAGGATATAAATGGGCTAAAAATAGGTGCCGTATACGATAAAATGGGTATTGAGTATGTACGGACAACGAAACTTATTCTAGAAGACGTTTCTGTACCCGGTGAATTGGCCATTGGCCCCCGGGGTAGCGCGTATCTGCTGTTAATGCAAACCTTTGACCGGGGACGTGCCTTGGCCGGGGCCGTTGGCGTGGGGTTAGCCCGGGCTGCTTATGAATTTGCCTTGCAGTATAGTAAACGCCGCCACCAGTTTGGCCGGCCTGTGTTTACCCAGCAGGCGGTTTCCTTTGCCCTGGCGGAACTGGCTGCCAAAATTGAATCAGCCCGGTTGATGGTGTGGAAAGCCTGCTGGCTTATTGATAACGATATGGATTATACAATGGCGTCATCAATGGCCAAGATAGCAGGCAGCCAGGTCGCTCAGGAGGCAACTGCGATGGCGATGGATATTTGTGGCGGGCGCGGGTACCTAAAGGATTGGCCGGTGGAAAAATATTTGCGGGATGCCCGGGTGCTATCCTTGATTGAAGGGACAAATAACATTCAAAAGGCGGTTATTGCCTCGCTGTTATAA
- the acpS gene encoding holo-ACP synthase, whose product MQKDYQIYTERVVVQHGIIGIGTDIIEITRIEKAARRRERFLRRVFTSGEINFCMRRRNPWPCLAARFAAKEAVFKALGTGVTNWHEVEICGGGDGPVQVKLTGNALQHARSGQVSTVLLSISHNLGQAVAFATAIHKGE is encoded by the coding sequence ATGCAAAAGGATTATCAAATCTATACAGAAAGAGTTGTGGTGCAACATGGGATAATAGGTATTGGTACCGATATTATAGAAATTACCAGAATAGAAAAGGCTGCCCGCCGGAGGGAACGGTTCTTAAGACGTGTTTTTACTTCCGGGGAAATTAACTTTTGCATGCGTCGCCGTAACCCCTGGCCCTGCCTGGCTGCCAGATTTGCAGCCAAAGAAGCGGTTTTTAAGGCATTGGGTACCGGTGTTACCAACTGGCATGAAGTAGAGATCTGTGGCGGCGGTGACGGGCCTGTACAGGTGAAACTCACCGGAAACGCTTTACAGCATGCCAGGTCCGGACAGGTGAGCACTGTTTTGCTGTCCATATCCCATAACCTGGGGCAGGCAGTGGCATTTGCCACAGCTATACACAAGGGAGAGTGA
- a CDS encoding LytR/AlgR family response regulator transcription factor, translating into MKLKALIVDDEYPARQELRFLLNSFNNIEIVGEAANAQEALALVKALDYQVIFLDISMPGMTGLELGAAIQELPKPPHVIFTTAYDEFALKAFEVNAVDYLLKPVEPGRLKKAIDKVIKAYQEVAASNEENKPAETGRNKPSPTQIKIDRIPAEKMGKTVLVAESDIFYAFTEQDYIYIKTHNDKLMTRFTLKELEARLNPQVFFRTHRCYLVNLHKVKEIVPFFNGTYNLVVEDKEHSEVPVSRAQAKKLRKILGF; encoded by the coding sequence TTGAAACTAAAAGCATTGATCGTTGATGATGAATACCCCGCACGCCAGGAATTACGCTTCCTTTTGAACAGTTTCAACAATATTGAGATCGTCGGCGAAGCAGCTAATGCCCAGGAGGCTCTGGCACTGGTCAAGGCTTTGGATTACCAGGTAATTTTCCTGGACATATCCATGCCCGGCATGACGGGTTTGGAACTGGGGGCTGCCATCCAAGAGTTACCCAAACCACCCCATGTTATATTCACAACTGCCTATGATGAGTTTGCATTAAAGGCATTCGAAGTCAATGCTGTGGACTACCTTTTGAAACCGGTAGAACCAGGACGTCTCAAAAAAGCCATCGACAAGGTAATTAAGGCCTATCAAGAAGTGGCCGCCAGTAACGAGGAAAACAAGCCGGCGGAAACCGGGCGCAACAAGCCAAGCCCGACCCAGATTAAAATAGATCGTATCCCGGCGGAAAAAATGGGTAAAACTGTATTGGTGGCCGAATCAGATATTTTTTACGCCTTTACCGAGCAGGATTATATTTATATTAAAACCCATAATGATAAATTAATGACTCGTTTTACCTTAAAAGAATTGGAGGCCAGGCTCAACCCACAAGTATTCTTCCGCACTCACCGCTGTTACCTGGTTAATTTACACAAGGTAAAGGAAATAGTGCCTTTTTTCAATGGCACGTATAACCTGGTGGTGGAGGATAAAGAACATAGTGAAGTACCTGTAAGCAGGGCACAGGCCAAGAAATTACGTAAAATATTAGGTTTTTAA
- a CDS encoding NAD(P)H-hydrate dehydratase, translating to MRLVTAQEMSAMDQMAIKEYGIPGVVLMENAGLKVAELVATLLDDLTSSNVIVFAGKGNNGGDGFVIARHLYNRGAQVQVFLATELDKVKGDALTNLNIWRKMGQKVYQINKNKDLNLVRLALIKADLVVDALYGTGFKGVIREMAPVIEAVNASGRPVVAVDIPSGLEADTGRAEGPCIKADHTVTFALPKVGLVLPNARPYVGKLHVVDISIPTGITSGNPGKKGEGNSNNRYLITDQLVRNWWPRRTGNEHKGNFGRVLVIAGSRGMSGAAVLAATAAARSGAGLVTLGVPAGIHDIAENKLTEVMTFPLPQTDRGTLSISALEEILDRASNSDVLALGPGLGTGPDIAELVKEVLLHLEKPCVLDADALNALAGKTELFKAVRPDLVLTPHPGEMARLTGRTIEQIQNDRLGVTAEKAVQWGVVIALKGAGTVVAGPDRTLYINNTGNPGMAAGGSGDILTGMVAGFIAQGLEALPATAASVYLHGLAGDAAARQKGMASLLAGDMLEQLPVVFKEMEQKNPTC from the coding sequence TTGCGGCTAGTAACTGCGCAGGAAATGAGCGCAATGGATCAAATGGCAATTAAGGAATATGGTATACCTGGTGTAGTATTGATGGAAAATGCCGGGCTTAAAGTGGCGGAATTAGTTGCTACGCTTCTGGATGACCTAACTAGTAGTAATGTAATAGTCTTCGCGGGAAAGGGCAACAACGGCGGAGACGGCTTTGTGATAGCCCGGCATTTATATAACCGGGGGGCGCAAGTACAGGTTTTTCTGGCCACGGAATTGGATAAAGTCAAAGGCGATGCACTGACCAACTTGAATATCTGGCGTAAAATGGGACAAAAGGTTTACCAAATTAATAAAAACAAAGACCTTAACCTGGTTAGACTAGCTTTAATAAAAGCGGACCTGGTGGTGGATGCTCTTTACGGTACGGGCTTTAAAGGTGTAATACGGGAAATGGCCCCCGTTATCGAGGCTGTTAACGCCAGTGGCAGGCCCGTAGTGGCCGTAGATATACCTTCGGGCTTAGAAGCCGACACAGGTCGAGCGGAAGGCCCCTGTATAAAAGCTGATCATACGGTGACCTTTGCCCTGCCCAAGGTAGGGCTGGTGTTGCCCAACGCCCGTCCATATGTGGGAAAACTGCATGTGGTTGACATTTCTATCCCCACCGGAATTACTTCGGGCAACCCTGGGAAAAAAGGCGAAGGCAATAGCAACAACCGCTATTTAATCACAGACCAACTGGTGCGCAACTGGTGGCCCCGGCGTACAGGCAATGAACATAAGGGGAATTTCGGGCGGGTGCTGGTAATTGCAGGCTCCCGGGGCATGTCCGGGGCGGCAGTGCTGGCGGCCACAGCAGCAGCCCGGTCAGGTGCGGGTCTGGTTACTCTGGGGGTGCCCGCAGGAATCCATGACATTGCCGAGAACAAACTAACCGAGGTAATGACCTTCCCACTGCCTCAGACCGACCGGGGAACACTCAGTATATCTGCCCTGGAGGAAATCTTAGACCGGGCAAGCAACAGTGATGTGTTGGCTCTCGGTCCTGGATTGGGCACAGGTCCGGATATTGCGGAACTGGTTAAGGAAGTGCTTTTACATTTAGAAAAGCCCTGCGTACTGGATGCTGACGCTCTAAACGCTCTAGCGGGTAAAACTGAACTTTTTAAGGCGGTGCGGCCAGATTTAGTACTTACCCCCCATCCGGGTGAAATGGCCCGGCTAACTGGACGCACCATTGAACAAATACAAAACGATCGGCTTGGTGTAACCGCCGAAAAAGCTGTGCAATGGGGAGTTGTGATAGCACTAAAGGGTGCCGGTACAGTGGTGGCTGGCCCGGATCGTACCCTCTATATCAATAACACAGGTAACCCGGGCATGGCTGCAGGCGGTTCGGGCGATATATTGACTGGTATGGTAGCAGGTTTTATAGCCCAAGGCCTGGAAGCTTTGCCTGCAACAGCCGCCAGTGTTTACCTGCACGGTTTAGCAGGCGATGCCGCCGCACGGCAAAAAGGTATGGCCAGCCTCCTGGCCGGCGATATGTTGGAGCAACTGCCCGTAGTATTTAAAGAGATGGAGCAAAAAAACCCGACATGTTAA
- a CDS encoding ABC transporter substrate-binding protein, whose amino-acid sequence MFTNIFNKNIIYILVSLLLLLAATGCGGNEQAGVNDSDTDRVYRIGVTQFVDHPALNLDQQGFLDQMKLEGYIEGENILYDIQNSQGDHNLAKTIADKFVADKVDAIFAITTPSSQAAAMATKGTDIPVVFIAVSDAVGSGLIQANDKATGTNITGVYSADPVEQQMDLIGEFIPDIKQLGFIYNAGEANSVSNINRAKEYVESKGWNVVEVSVASSNEVQAAAQSLAGRVDAVFVPQDNTVISALEALLKELQDKNVPLFTGDTESVRRGAVATVGNDEYDCGAQGATMLARILKGEKAGEIVPEEIRKRTLMINKTAAQNINLAIPQSVLDRADEIVE is encoded by the coding sequence ATGTTTACAAATATTTTCAATAAAAATATTATCTACATACTGGTGTCCTTATTGCTGCTTCTGGCCGCAACCGGTTGTGGCGGCAATGAACAGGCCGGTGTAAATGATTCCGACACTGACAGAGTATACCGAATAGGCGTCACCCAATTCGTAGATCACCCGGCATTAAACCTGGACCAGCAAGGATTTTTGGACCAAATGAAACTGGAAGGGTACATCGAAGGAGAAAATATACTGTATGATATTCAAAATTCCCAGGGCGATCACAACCTGGCCAAGACCATTGCCGATAAATTCGTAGCCGATAAAGTGGATGCTATATTCGCCATTACCACACCCAGTTCCCAGGCAGCGGCCATGGCTACCAAAGGCACTGACATACCTGTAGTTTTTATAGCAGTTTCCGATGCAGTGGGATCGGGCCTGATTCAAGCCAATGATAAAGCCACCGGCACTAACATCACAGGAGTATATAGCGCCGACCCCGTTGAACAGCAAATGGATCTCATCGGTGAATTCATTCCAGACATCAAACAGTTGGGGTTCATCTATAATGCCGGTGAAGCCAACTCGGTGAGCAATATCAACCGGGCCAAAGAATATGTTGAAAGTAAGGGTTGGAATGTGGTGGAAGTTTCCGTGGCCAGCAGCAACGAAGTACAAGCAGCCGCCCAGTCCCTGGCCGGCAGGGTGGATGCGGTATTTGTACCCCAGGATAACACTGTGATTTCCGCGCTGGAGGCTTTGCTTAAAGAATTACAAGATAAAAATGTACCCCTCTTTACCGGCGACACCGAGTCTGTAAGACGGGGCGCCGTGGCCACCGTTGGTAACGATGAATATGATTGCGGCGCTCAAGGTGCAACCATGCTGGCCCGGATATTAAAGGGTGAAAAGGCGGGGGAAATCGTACCTGAAGAAATCCGGAAACGCACCTTGATGATCAACAAAACAGCGGCGCAAAATATTAATCTGGCAATTCCTCAGTCCGTACTGGACCGGGCCGATGAAATAGTAGAATAA